The nucleotide window AACCAACAACCGATGCACTCAATCGCAGTTTGTTGGTTAAGAAACGACCTCACTCCTCGTCTGCACGTAGCTCGTCAGCCCTCCACTCGAGCCGACGCAGAATCTGCGTCCGGTTCTGGTGAGTGTTTTCGTAACCAACACACTCTCGAAGCGTCTCCATGTCCGGGATCGTCGCGATCCCGGCCTCGACCAACCGATGGCTCGGTGCTTCGAGACGTTTCTCGGGTGGAAGTCCGTCGGTACTCTCGCTCCTCGTGGACTGCTGCATTGCTGTTGACCTCACCCTTCGAGGGCAAGATAGACAGAACGGGCGACTCCATTACACCGGATAGGGATTGGAGGAATTCTACGATTCTGAGAGTGGTTTGTCGAGACGTTCGTAAATGTCGGTAGCTTGGTATAGCTGACTACTGCCGTCGCTTTCAACCGCGGTGAGGACACCGTCTTCTTCGAGTGTTTCGATGAGCGAGTATGCGGTCGTGTGGGAGAACCCGAACTGCTGTTCGGCTTGCTTGGCCGTGATGTAGGGGTTCTTAAAGAGCTGTTGGGTGAGTGGGAGAATGTACTCTGAGCGATGGGTTTGATACTCGGTGACGTATGTTCGCCGGAGTTCTAGCAGTTGTTCACCCCGCTCGACGGCTTCCTTCGCTTGCTGCCAGATACCCCGAAGGAAGAAATGGAGCCAATTGTCCCACGCACCGTGAGTACGAACGTGCGTGAGGAGGTTCGTGTAGTCATCGCGGTATTCGTTGAAGTATGCACTGAGGTACAGATACGGTTCTGTGAGGAGTTCTTCGCGCTGGAGCCCAAGACTGACTAAGAGACGGCCAAGGCGGCCGTTCCCGTCGCGGAAGGGGTGGATGGTTTCGAACTGGTAGTGGATGAGTCCAAGCTTAATGAGCGCGTGAATTGGTTGCGGGACGTTCGTGTATTCGAGGAGTTCGTCGAGTTTTTCACGGGCTTGCTTGGGTGGCGCCGGGACAAATGTTGCCTGAGAGATATCGGCGGCCTCGAAGGGAGCGAGGTAGTTTTGGATGTCCCGGATTTCTCCGGGTGATGGATCTTCGCTTCGGACGCCGTCGAGGAGAATCGAGTGCATCTCACAGAGGGTATCTGTGGTGATCTGTTCGTCTTGGTCGATGGCGTTGAGTCCGGTTTGGAGGGCCGTGAGATAGTTTTTTGCCTGTCGTGCCCCTTCGTTATCGGAGGAGGCTTCTCCGACAGCTTGCTGTGCCTCATATCGATACACATCTGAGAGTGTGACTTGGGTCCCTTCGATACGAGAGGATTGGACTGCCTCTTTCCGGGCGAACGCTTCGATGAGCATCGTGCTGGAGCCTGCTTTTGGACCGAGGTATTCGAGTGCGCCGAGCATCCGCATTGCCTGCCCGATTTCCTTCGTGAAGTCACCTTGGTCCAGGTCGATTGCATCGAGATCGTCGGGAATGAATGAGGATAACTCGTATCCGTCGACGGTGGTGGTGACGAGCTCCCCAGGGGCGTTTTCTGTGAACTGGTTTTGATCCATGTCATATAATCCTTTTGTGGCCACTAAAGGTTTAGCGGGTATAGTTGAATGAGGTCAAGACCTGTTCAATGTAGCATGAATAGAAACAATCTTCATTCAACCTTCCCGGGGAGAGGGTTGAATATTGAGTGGCGGGATTCAGTATAGAACTGAATCAGAACAATTCCCATAACAGCTTCCGACTATAAACTTGAATGGGCGAGGGGGCGAGTCGGCCCACGCTGAATTAGCTATTCACCGGTTCAACTTTAGTAGGTGTCTTCACCTCTGTTGTCTCAGTCCTCCTGTGTGCGGATCTCGCTGGCCCGGTGTTCGAGACGCCGAAGGATTTGGACTCGCTGCTGGTGGGTGTTTTCGTAGCCTACACACTCTCGGAGCGTTTCCATGTCCGGGATCGTCGCGATACCGGCCTCGACCAATCGATGGCTCGGTGCTTCGAGACGCCTCTCGGGTGGAAGTCCGTCGGTACTCTCACTCATCGTGGACTGCTGCATTGCTGTTGGCCTCCACCCCTCGAGGGCGAGATAGACAGAACGGGGTGACTCCAGCACCGTCAGGGGCTCAGGCCATCGTCTCCTGGAACCGTTCGCGAAGCGCATCCTCGCGCTCTTCGAACCGATCGACTTTCCCCTTCAGATCATCGCTGACGCTCTCGATGCTTGCCAGCGCTCGCTCGCCGGCCAGCGACGCCTGCGACCCGCCGTCACCGTTCGCTTCCAGCTGTTGCTCGTACGCGTGTTCGACGCGCTTGATGGTGCCTTCCGGGTTGAACAGAATGTCGTTCGCGATGCGCACGTACTGATCAAGGGAACCCCCTTCTTTCCCCTGGAAGAAGTGGGTGAGCGCGTACGTGCCACCGGAATGCAGCGTCCACATGTCGATCTCGAACGGTGACATCGCATTGGCTTCTGCGTCGCCTGCAGCGCGTTCGGACAGGTAGTCCGGGAAGCCGAGTAGCGTGTAAAACTCCGTGACGGTGAATGGAAGCTCCGAGAAGTCTAGGTCGATCTCCTGGGCGTCCCGGATGAACTCGAAGAGGTCGTCGGCAACGAGCTCGACCTGAGCGAGGATCTCCTCCCACCAGGTCCGGAAGTTCCGGATGTCGCCGACGTGCTTGATGACCTCCTTGTCGGTGAGCGAGCGCATCGTGTTCGAACAGTACCCGTCCTGGGCGAATCCTTCCACGTACACCGCGTGCTCGCCGAAGAAGTCATATCCCGACGTCACGCCCATCGTGATCGGCTCTGATCGACCGGGCAGACGCACCTCGAGGCCGTCGAACATGATGTCCATGTGGACCTCGCCACCGCCCCGGTAGCGCCGAATCTCGCCGAACATCACGTCACCCAGCGGCGTTTCGTCGAGGGTCTCCTCGCGGAGCACCGCTTCCAGCGGGTTGTACACGTCGACCGGATTGATGATTGAGTAGGAGTCGGTCGGGATGTGAAAGAGAGGATCCGTCTCGGCGCCCTGTTCGTGGGCCTCCGTGCAAGCCCGTCTCGGCTCGACGAGCGCGTTGAACCGCTCCGTCTCGACCCACTCGTCGGTGTATGGATTCTGGTAGGCCACGTTCGTCTCGACAGCTTGCGGGAGGTCACGGATCGCCTCGGCAAACGTCACGGGATTTTCGCCTCCGTGTCGGTTTCGATACCACTCAGGGAGTTCCGTCTCAGTCCGTCCATCGACGCCGGCGAAGATGGTTCTAGACGCTGGGTCTTTCATTTTTGGTCACCTCGAATCAGGATCAGTCATCGACGAGTGCTTGCATCGTCTCGCGCCCTGCGCCCTCTGCCGGGCGCAAAAACACTACCACGCAGTCAGCTGTCAATCGAAATCTGCTACGCCAGATGCGACACCGCTTCTGGTTCCTCGATGTCGTCGAACTCACCACGTTCGACCGGCTCCCAGTCCTCACTTAGCGTCGGACTCCACCAGTCGATCTCGTAGGTGCCCGGTGCGCCGAAGACCTTCACTCGAGCCGATCCATCAGGCAGATCGCGACGGAGCTTCTCGTCGACGTGGAGATTCCAGGTCGTGGCGGTATCGAAGCAGGCGAGGACGGCTTCCTCGTACCCGCGTGTCTCTCGGGATTCCTGGAGTTCGACCTGGGTATTGCAGTTCTCGCAGAACACCCCCTCGTATGGAATGTGGCTGAACACCTCGTGCCCGCAGACCGGACACCAGAGGAACTCGAACAGTGCGTCGCTGTGACGGTCGATGACGTCCAAACTCATTGTGGATCTGGCCCGATCGGAACGGGCCACCCATTTTGGCCCAATATAAACGTCACCGTGGGACGCGGCTAGCGGGGCTGACGGTCGCTCGAGACGCTGTCGTCTCGGTGGAGTCTCTATCATGGATATCCTCTGGGGGACATTCGATTTCCCCTCATAACAGGGTCGAACCCTCTCCAGCTCTCACCGTCCGGCATTAATCGGTGGCTCCTCGCTCGAGAACCCCAACGATATCGGAGAGATCGAAGAGGCTGAGGTCGTCACGTTCGTCTGCAGCTTCCTGGACGGAGCGTTTGAACCCAGAGCGGCTGAACAGGGTGAATTCATACGTCGGTTCGCCTCCGCCAGTGGGTGTCCAGTCGATGTGCTCCACGTCGTCCTCGAGGTCCGCGAGCACGTCATAGCCGAGAGGGGAGTTGGTAAATTTCGCCTCGCCTACGATCAGCGTTGACTCGTCAGTCGGGGCGACGACATCTATCTCCCGGCTCTTGTACCACCACTGGCGTGGCGCCTGTGTGAGCTGGTAGTCTGAATACAGCGCCGGCACCGCCTGGTGGCAGAGCGATTCGAACGTTTCGCTGACGAAGTCGGGCAGTTCTGGCTCGATGAGATCCGCATAGGCGTTTTCGCCATAGAGGTCGTACTGCCCCTCGCGACCGTAGAGATACCGGAAGTAAAACCGGAAGACGGGATCTCGAATCCGGTACCGAGTTCGCTTGCTGCGAGCTGGATCGGCGAGTGCCGGATGCTGTTTCTCGATGATCTGGAGCGTTTCAAGTCGGTCGATGTAGTATGACGTGTTGGTGGTCTCGATGCCGGCCCCCTGGGCGATCTCGTTTCGACTGTGGTTCCCGCTGGCCATCGACTCTAGAACCGAAAAATACGTGTTCACTTCGTTGAGCTCCATCTGAAGGACGGTTTCGGGCTCGTCGTGGAGTGGACCATCCGGGTCGCAGAGTAACCGCGTAATGTTCGCTCCGAGGCTCTGTGATGGCTCGAGTGGGCTGAGATATCGGGGGGTGCCGCCGAAGACGCCATAGACGAACACCCGGTCTTCGGGATCATATGTCGGCACGAACTCCTGAATTGTGTGAAACGGCAGATGGGTGAGTTCGAGGCGGCCGTTCGGTGTCTGGGACACCCGGCCGTAGAGGGGCGCACCGCCATCGAGGACGTGCGTATGGATCATGCCGATTGCCGAGCCTGTGAGGACGAGTGTTGCCTGATTCTCGTCGACAGCTGTATCCCACTGGTGTTGAATGATCGACGGGAGGCCCTCGTTCGATTCGACGAGGTACGGGAATTCGTCGATGACGATGACAGCATCTCTATCGGTGAGGTGTGTTAAGAGCGGTTCCCATTCCTCTTTGACGGCCGTGATGTCTGGATAGGTCGTCGCTGCTGCCTCGACGAATCGCCTGAGTTGTGTCGTCGCTGTTCCCTGGACGGCCTGATAGTACACGGCATCGTCGCGGTCGGCAATCGATTGACGGACGAGTTCGCTCTTCCCGATTTGACGACGCCCATAGACGATTGCGAGTTCTGCGGCGTCACTCTCATAGAGGGTCTGCAACCGATCGAGTTCATCGAGACGATTGACGAACTGGTCCATACCTCTCTATCGTGGTGGGAGATACAAATGAGTGCCGAAGTTAGGAATGAGACTATAATAGTTTGGGCTATAATAGTCTGAACTATAATCATCCCGCCTCTATTACCGCACCGGCACGCATCCATGGTGCTTGACCTCTATGCTCGCGGCCAGCGTTTCTCAGGACAGGTCCGCTCGTTCGACAGTGATGCTCAGGTCACCGGACTCGTAGTCGGCGTCGAACTCGACGGCGAGCGCACCGGAGTCGAAGGCGGCGTGGTAGGCACGGTACAGTTCGAGCGACCCGGTCGCCTTGAAGTGGAAGAATGCAACCGCGGTGTAGGGCCTGCTCTGGGTCTCGATTTGCGTCTCGACTGATGCCGGAAGCGCGATTTGGGGCGTCTCCGTGTCGATACTCGAAGCGAACGCTCTCGCTTCCTCGACGGTTGCTTGCGAATGGGCCGGTGTCTCGCCGGTGAAAACGTTCACCGGGGTTTCCGTGTCGTCGGTGAACAAGACGTCTTCGAACGTCTGTGTCCCGAGGATCGCCTCGGGATTCAACTCGCAGTCGTGGAAGTGATGGTCGTGTGTGGTCATCGAATCACGAGCCTTCGGAAGGGCTCACCCCTCGGCCCTTGATAAACAGCTTCTGCTGACGCGGTCAGTACCCCGCCATTCTGTTGGGTTCACTCAGAACACCTACGAGTCTGGGCTCGTCGATTCATCAAGTGTTATGGGTGTGACGCGGTTAAATAATGTCTAATGCCGGACCAACGGGCTATCAATAGCCTGCAGGACATCCGAGAAACGAAACTGAGGACGTATGCGAACGAGCCGCCGTTGGTGAGTAAAGATTTCAAGTTGGAAGCGGCTGACAGCGCGGACTACAGTCGTCGGTTCGTCTTCGAACTCCTGCAGAATGCGGACGACGAGATGCCGGATACCAGCGACGAATCCCGCGAGATTCGATTCGAACTGCACGAGAACTGCCTGTTCGTCGCCAACACCGGGCGCCCGTTCGATGCTGCGGACCTACATGCAATTACGACTCTCACTCAGACCACGAAAGGGGACGATGGAGACGAGGCCACGATCGGGCACAAGGGGCGGGGATTCACGTCGATTTTGGATATCACATCGAATCCGGGGGTTTACTCGCAGAACGAGGATGGCTTGCTGGCTGCAGAGTTCGACCGAGAACGGACCCGTGACGTTATCGAGCAAGCACTGCTCACGGAGGGCGTCGAAACCGGCGAACTACTTGATAACGTCCCACTCATGTCAATCCCGTTCCCGAGTGAACCCACGACTCGCGTAGGGGAACTTCTCGAAGCGGGATATTCGACCGTGTTCCGACTCCCGCTCAGAGCTGAAAACCAGGAACGGATTTTCGAAACGATTGAGTCGACGTTCAGAGAGCAGGTGACGCGGGAGACTGTGGCGCTGCTTCCCAAAACGGACCGCATTGAGTTTGTCGTTGGTGAGCGACAGCGTGTTTGGACGAAGACCCGGCGGGAATGGCGGGGAGAAACGGCAGGTACCGTTATCGGTATCGAACGCCGGGGTGATCTCGATCCCACCACCCCCGTAAAGACCTCGGAGGAACTCATCTCGTTCGCCCGCGAGTACGACGTTCCAGAGCAGTCTTTTGCGGGAATCGACTCCGCGATTCTCGATGACATCGGGACACTGC belongs to Halococcoides cellulosivorans and includes:
- a CDS encoding Fic family protein → MDQNQFTENAPGELVTTTVDGYELSSFIPDDLDAIDLDQGDFTKEIGQAMRMLGALEYLGPKAGSSTMLIEAFARKEAVQSSRIEGTQVTLSDVYRYEAQQAVGEASSDNEGARQAKNYLTALQTGLNAIDQDEQITTDTLCEMHSILLDGVRSEDPSPGEIRDIQNYLAPFEAADISQATFVPAPPKQAREKLDELLEYTNVPQPIHALIKLGLIHYQFETIHPFRDGNGRLGRLLVSLGLQREELLTEPYLYLSAYFNEYRDDYTNLLTHVRTHGAWDNWLHFFLRGIWQQAKEAVERGEQLLELRRTYVTEYQTHRSEYILPLTQQLFKNPYITAKQAEQQFGFSHTTAYSLIETLEEDGVLTAVESDGSSQLYQATDIYERLDKPLSES
- a CDS encoding ATP-binding protein, with the translated sequence MDQFVNRLDELDRLQTLYESDAAELAIVYGRRQIGKSELVRQSIADRDDAVYYQAVQGTATTQLRRFVEAAATTYPDITAVKEEWEPLLTHLTDRDAVIVIDEFPYLVESNEGLPSIIQHQWDTAVDENQATLVLTGSAIGMIHTHVLDGGAPLYGRVSQTPNGRLELTHLPFHTIQEFVPTYDPEDRVFVYGVFGGTPRYLSPLEPSQSLGANITRLLCDPDGPLHDEPETVLQMELNEVNTYFSVLESMASGNHSRNEIAQGAGIETTNTSYYIDRLETLQIIEKQHPALADPARSKRTRYRIRDPVFRFYFRYLYGREGQYDLYGENAYADLIEPELPDFVSETFESLCHQAVPALYSDYQLTQAPRQWWYKSREIDVVAPTDESTLIVGEAKFTNSPLGYDVLADLEDDVEHIDWTPTGGGEPTYEFTLFSRSGFKRSVQEAADERDDLSLFDLSDIVGVLERGATD
- a CDS encoding DUF7567 family protein; this encodes MSLDVIDRHSDALFEFLWCPVCGHEVFSHIPYEGVFCENCNTQVELQESRETRGYEEAVLACFDTATTWNLHVDEKLRRDLPDGSARVKVFGAPGTYEIDWWSPTLSEDWEPVERGEFDDIEEPEAVSHLA